Below is a genomic region from Mesorhizobium sp. NZP2298.
GCCGGCGTCGGCAAGACCGTGCTGATCCAGGAACTGATCAACAACATCGCCAAGGCCCATGGCGGCTATTCGGTGTTCGCCGGCGTCGGCGAGCGCACCCGCGAGGGCAACGATCTCTATCACGAGTTCATCGAATCCGGCGTCAACAAGAAGGGCGGCGGCGAAGGCTCCAAGGCGGCTCTGGTGTACGGCCAGATGAACGAGCCGCCGGGCGCGCGCGCCCGCGTCGGCCTGACCGGCCTGACGGTCGCCGAATATTTCCGCGATCAGGGCCAGGACGTGCTGTTCTTCGTCGACAACATCTTCCGCTTCACGCAGGCGGGTTCGGAAGTGTCGGCTCTGCTCGGCCGTATCCCGTCGGCCGTGGGCTATCAGCCGACGCTCGCCACCGACATGGGTGCGCTGCAGGAACGCATCACCACCACCACCAAGGGCTCGATCACCTCGGTGCAGGCCATCTACGTGCCCGCCGACGACTTGACCGACCCGGCGCCGGCGACCTCGTTCGCCCACCTTGACGCGACGACGACGCTGAACCGCGCCATCGCCGAAAAGGGTATCTATCCGGCGGTCGATCCGCTGGATTCGACCTCGCGCATGCTCGACCCGATGGTCGTCGGCGAAGAGCACTATGCCGTCGCCCGCCAGGTGCAGTCGATCCTCCAGCGCTACAAGTCGCTGCAGGACATCATCGCCATCCTGGGCATGGACGAGCTGTCGGAAGAGGACAAGCAGACCGTGGCCCGCGCCCGCAAGATCGAGCGCTTCCTGTCGCAGCCGTTCTTCGTCGCCGAAGTGTTCACCGGCGCGCCAGGCAAGCTGGTCGACCTCGCGGACACCATCAAGGGCTTCAAGGGCCTCTGCAACGGCGACTACGATCACCTGCCGGAAGCAGCCTTCTACATGGTTGGCGGCATCGAGGAAGCGGTCGAGAAGGCACAGCGCCTGGCGGCTGAAGCAGCGTAAAAAGCGAATAGCGAATAGGGAGTAGCGAATAGGGCAAGGTGAGCCGAGCGAGTTTCTTCCCTACTCGCTACTCATTATTCCCTGCTCGCTAAAATGATCATGGCTGAAGCTTTCAAATTCGAACTGGTCTCGCCGGAGCGCCTGCTGGTTTCCGCCGAGGTCGAATCCGTCGTTATTCCGGGCGCCGAAGGCGAGATGACCGTGATGGCGCATCACGCGCCGGTCATGACCACGATCAAGCCGGGTGTCGTCACGGTGAAGACCGCTTCGGGCGGCGAAGAGCGCTATGTCGTGTTTGGCGGTTTCGCTGACATTGTTCCGGCCGGCTGCACGCTGCTGGCGGAATCGGCGGTCGCGGTGAAGGATGTCGACCGGGCCGATCTCGCCCGCCGCATCCAGGAGGCCAAGGAAGATGCCGCCGACGCCAAGGACGACCAGGCGCGCAGCAAGGCGGAGCAGTTCCTCAGCCAGCTCACCACGCTGGAAGGCGCGCTTATCCCGGCCTGAAATTCAGCCTAGAGCGTTTCACCGTTTCATGGAAACGGCGACCGCTCTAACTCTTTGTTTCGACGCAATTCCTGACGGAAAACCGCTCACACTTTTCCTGGAATTGCTCTGGATGACTTGATGAAAAGCGGGGCCTTGCCTCGCTTTTTTGTTTAAATGCCCAAGGCAGCGAAGGCCAGTGTCGGGCCATCCCTTCGCAGATGCACAAGATGCACGGCAACGAGCTCGATCAGCGTCTGGCGCTCGGCGTGATCCCGGGCAAAGCCGGCCAGGTCGAACACCGCTGTCACGGTTTCGTTCGCCGGCAGCTGCTGGTTCAAAAGCGCCGTCAGTGCCGCGTCGAGCGGATCGGTGAAATGGTTTTCGGGCAAGGTCTTTCCGCGCGCGGCACAGGCCGCAATCCAGGCCGCCACCACCAGCGTGAGATGCACGAACTCGGTACCGGCCTCGAGGCACTCGATGGCGGAGGCGATGATGCGCTGTGGCAGTTTTTGGCTGCCGTCATTGGCGATCTGCGCCGTGCGGTGGGCGAGCGCGGTGTTGGAAAAACGCTCGGCAAGCTCGGCTGTGTAGGTTGATGTATCGAGCCCGGCATCCTCCGGCAATGTCGGGATGGCTTCGGCCCAGAGCCCGTCGACAAATTGCCGGATCGCCGGATCGGCAAAGGCCCGGTCGACCGTGGCGTGGCCGCTGAGCAGGCCGAGATAGGCGATGCCTGAATGCGCGCCGTTGAGGAGCCTGAGCTTCATGTCCTCAAAGGGGCCGACATCGCCGACCATGGTGACGCCGAATTTTTCCCAGGCCGGCCGGCCCGTCGGAAAATTGTCCTCGATCACCCATTGGCGGAAAGGCTCGGTCATCACGGGCCAGGCATCGTCGACACCGAGTTCGCCAGCGACGCGTGCCCGGTCGGCGTCGGTTGTTGCCGGCACGATCCGGTCGACCATGCTCGACGGAAAGGCGACCTGGTTTGCGATATGGTCGAAGAGACCGGTATCGTCCGCTGCGGCAAGCTTGGCATCGCGCAGCGCGGCGAATTCGGTCAGCAGCCGATGCAAGGTAGCGCCATTGGCTGGCAGGTTGTCGCAGCAGAGCACGGTGAAGGGCGGGGTGCCGGCTGCCAGTCGTTGAGCAAGCGCCTCGGCGAGGAAACCGTGGGCCGTCCTCGGCATTCGCGGATTTGCCAGATCGTGGGCGATGTCGGGGTGAGCGGCGTCCAGCCCG
It encodes:
- the atpD gene encoding F0F1 ATP synthase subunit beta — translated: MAKAATPKTAAPKAAAAKTAAPAKAAKAPAATAKAAPAKTAAAPAKAAAAKTSAAVAKATGVVGKVRQVIGAVVDVQFGDHLPAILNALETTNVGNRLVLEVAQHLGENTVRCIAMDSTEGLVRGQEVRDTGAPITVPVGPGMLGRIINVIGEPVDEEGPVDAIEMRSIHQPAPTYVEQSTEAQILITGIKVLDLLAPYAKGGKIGLFGGAGVGKTVLIQELINNIAKAHGGYSVFAGVGERTREGNDLYHEFIESGVNKKGGGEGSKAALVYGQMNEPPGARARVGLTGLTVAEYFRDQGQDVLFFVDNIFRFTQAGSEVSALLGRIPSAVGYQPTLATDMGALQERITTTTKGSITSVQAIYVPADDLTDPAPATSFAHLDATTTLNRAIAEKGIYPAVDPLDSTSRMLDPMVVGEEHYAVARQVQSILQRYKSLQDIIAILGMDELSEEDKQTVARARKIERFLSQPFFVAEVFTGAPGKLVDLADTIKGFKGLCNGDYDHLPEAAFYMVGGIEEAVEKAQRLAAEAA
- a CDS encoding F0F1 ATP synthase subunit epsilon, with the translated sequence MAEAFKFELVSPERLLVSAEVESVVIPGAEGEMTVMAHHAPVMTTIKPGVVTVKTASGGEERYVVFGGFADIVPAGCTLLAESAVAVKDVDRADLARRIQEAKEDAADAKDDQARSKAEQFLSQLTTLEGALIPA
- a CDS encoding mannitol dehydrogenase family protein translates to MTRSHLSNATLQRLPAAAEIPAYDRSRVAPGIVHLGVGAFHRAHQAAYVEDCLAAGETDWGIIGVSLRSADTRDALAPQDGLYTLAIRSSGEEELRVIGSLQSMLVAPEDPAAVLAALIDPRTRIVTLTITEKAYLRAAGGGLDAAHPDIAHDLANPRMPRTAHGFLAEALAQRLAAGTPPFTVLCCDNLPANGATLHRLLTEFAALRDAKLAAADDTGLFDHIANQVAFPSSMVDRIVPATTDADRARVAGELGVDDAWPVMTEPFRQWVIEDNFPTGRPAWEKFGVTMVGDVGPFEDMKLRLLNGAHSGIAYLGLLSGHATVDRAFADPAIRQFVDGLWAEAIPTLPEDAGLDTSTYTAELAERFSNTALAHRTAQIANDGSQKLPQRIIASAIECLEAGTEFVHLTLVVAAWIAACAARGKTLPENHFTDPLDAALTALLNQQLPANETVTAVFDLAGFARDHAERQTLIELVAVHLVHLRRDGPTLAFAALGI